The sequence below is a genomic window from bacterium.
GTCACCGAGCGTCCAGCGCGGCGGCGCGGCGGCCGGCGCCGCCGGTGCGCTCTGCGCCGCCGGCATGCCCGGCGCAGGGGAGGCTTCCCCGGCCCGGGCCGGGCCCGACGCAAGGACGCCCAGGGAAAGCCAGATCGCTGCGGCGCACACGCCTGCATGCCGTCTCATCGCAGTCTTTTCACCTCTTTCCTGATGCAGTCGCGTCATGCTACTCCGTGGCATCGGGCTGTCAAGCGCGCCCGCCCGCGGCGAGCAGCGCCCTGATCGCCGGCAACGCGTCGCGCGCGGCGGCGCGCCCCCGGCGCAGCAGCTCCTCGCCCTGCGAAAAGTCGTGCAGCGCGATGCCCTGCGCGTCGACGCTCACGACGACGTCGGCGAGGGCCGCCTCCTCCCGCGCCGTGCGGCCGGTCCAGAGCATGGCGAGATGGCGCGCCACGTGCGCCGCGCTGTCGAGACGCAGCGGCTCCGTGCCGCGGACGTTCACGTCGACCGCAACCGCAGCCGCCGGCCCGCCGGTCGCGCCGAGGAGCTCGCGCAGGGCCCGCACGGGCAGCTGGCTCGCGATGCCGCCGTCAACGAGCAGGCGCCCCGCCAGCGACACCGGCTCGAGGAGCACCGGCACGCTGCAACTGGCGAGGACGGCCCGCACGAGGTCGCCTTCCGCGAGGTCGACCCGCTCACCCGTCGCCAGGTCGGCGGCGACCGCCACGAAGGGCAACCGCAGCTCGGCGAACGTGCGCGCCGGGAGCGTCCGCAGAAGGAAGCGCTCGAGTCCCTCGCCGGGCAGGAGCCCGGCATGCGGCACCCCGACGGCCAGCAGGTCCGGCCAGCGGATCTCGAGCGCCTGCCGCGCTATCTCGGCAGGCGGCACCCCGGCCGCAAACAGCGCGCCGACGACGGCCCCGGCGCTCGTCCCGGCGACGCCCCGGACGGGGACGTCCTCACCGGCGAGCACCTCCAGCACGCCCGCATGCGCGATCCCGCGGGCCGCGCCCCCGGAGAGCGCAAGCCCGATGCCGCCCGGCGATGCCAACCTTAGGTCCTCCTTCGTCCGAGGATAACCGTCGAAATCACTCTGGTCAGGATGCCTCATCTTCGTGTATTCTCAAAGAATGAAGAAGAAGCTGTTGGTTGCGGAGGACGAACGGGACCTGCTCACCATATACCGCATGATGCTCGGCGACGCCTACGAGGTGATCGAGGCGCAGAACGGCGCCGAAGCCATCGAACTCTGGCAGCGCTGCCGGCCGGACCTCATCCTCATGGACATCCAGATGCCCGTCATGAGCGGCGATGCGGCCATCCGCGAGATCCTCAAGGCCGACC
It includes:
- a CDS encoding patatin-like phospholipase family protein — encoded protein: MASPGGIGLALSGGAARGIAHAGVLEVLAGEDVPVRGVAGTSAGAVVGALFAAGVPPAEIARQALEIRWPDLLAVGVPHAGLLPGEGLERFLLRTLPARTFAELRLPFVAVAADLATGERVDLAEGDLVRAVLASCSVPVLLEPVSLAGRLLVDGGIASQLPVRALRELLGATGGPAAAVAVDVNVRGTEPLRLDSAAHVARHLAMLWTGRTAREEAALADVVVSVDAQGIALHDFSQGEELLRRGRAAARDALPAIRALLAAGGRA
- a CDS encoding response regulator; the encoded protein is MKKKLLVAEDERDLLTIYRMMLGDAYEVIEAQNGAEAIELWQRCRPDLILMDIQMPVMSGDAAIREILKADPAARILAVTAYRYTREELGVPVLRKGFASSEFIAAVESALQGEAA